Proteins from a genomic interval of Zingiber officinale cultivar Zhangliang chromosome 2A, Zo_v1.1, whole genome shotgun sequence:
- the LOC122043209 gene encoding homoserine kinase-like, translated as MATAATPTTTFPPTRTPLNRNRPFSQLSRLRCSAGAKSLILTASTASNPTDSSPVFRSLTAFAPATVANLGPGFDFLGCAVGGGLGDTVTVSVDPAVVPGTLSIAEICGSSCASKLGRDPLWNCAGIAGIAAMRMLGVRSVGLSLSLHKGLPLGSGLGSSAASAAAAALAVSELFGGCLTPDELVLAGLESEKKVSGYHADNVGPSILGGFVLIRSYEPFEIIQLEFPHDRDLFFVLVSPDFEAPTKKMREALPANIPLKDHIWNSSQAAALVAAVVQGNVRVLGSAMAADAIVEPRRAPLIPGMVGVKKAAMEAGAFGCTISGSGPTAVAVIDEEEKGNQIASRMVEAFTKEGNLQSIATVAKLDRVGARVIRTEAA; from the coding sequence ATGGCGACGGCAGCCACTCCCACCACGACGTTCCCTCCGACCAGGACTCCACTTAACCGGAACCGGCCGTTTTCTCAGTTATCCCGCCTCCGGTGCTCCGCCGGTGCTAAATCCCTGATTTTGACCGCCTCCACAGCCTCCAACCCCACCGACTCCTCCCCGGTGTTCCGATCTCTCACGGCCTTCGCTCCCGCCACTGTAGCCAACCTCGGCCCCGGTTTTGACTTCCTCGGCTGCGCCGTCGGCGGTGGCCTCGGCGACACCGTCACCGTCTCCGTCGACCCCGCAGTCGTGCCCGGTACTCTCTCGATCGCCGAGATCTGTGGATCCTCTTGTGCCTCCAAGCTTGGGCGTGACCCGCTATGGAACTGCGCTGGCATAGCCGGTATAGCCGCGATGCGCATGCTCGGAGTCCGCTCCGTCGGCCTCTCCCTGTCTCTTCACAAAGGCCTCCCGCTCGGTAGCGGCCTCGGCTCCAGCGCTGCTTCCGCCGCCGCCGCGGCGCTCGCCGTCAGCGAACTCTTCGGCGGCTGCCTGACCCCTGACGAGCTCGTTCTCGCCGGGCTCGAGTCGGAGAAGAAGGTAAGTGGCTACCACGCTGACAACGTGGGGCCTTCGATCTTGGGAGGCTTCGTCTTGATCCGGAGCTACGAACCGTTTGAGATCATCCAGCTGGAATTCCCACATGACCGGGATCTCTTCTTCGTGCTGGTGAGCCCCGATTTCGAGGCGCCCACCAAGAAGATGAGGGAAGCATTGCCGGCAAACATCCCATTGAAGGACCATATTTGGAACTCGAGCCAAGCCGCAGCCTTGGTGGCCGCTGTGGTGCAAGGCAATGTGAGGGTTCTCGGATCTGCAATGGCAGCAGATGCAATCGTCGAGCCAAGGAGAGCACCTCTAATTCCGGGGATGGTGGGTGTGAAGAAGGCAGCAATGGAGGCAGGTGCCTTTGGTTGCACCATCAGCGGCTCCGGGCCGACTGCTGTAGCAGTCATCGACGAGGAGGAGAAAGGAAACCAGATTGCGTCGAGGATGGTGGAGGCTTTCACCAAGGAGGGTAATCTCCAATCCATTGCAACTGTGGCCAAGCTTGATAGAGTTGGGGCAAGGGTCATTAGAACAGAAGCAGCCTAA